From Brassica oleracea var. oleracea cultivar TO1000 chromosome C3, BOL, whole genome shotgun sequence, a single genomic window includes:
- the LOC106333514 gene encoding ASC1-like protein — MDLKILNWDWNQESYPSSSDLWVLIFFAPFFLFPTTQFVLYLLLFIMTWERVARRVVFPRGNCVDSIGRRKRMVKFKESAWKCLCSISTEALALYVTYNEPWFKDTRCFWLGPGNQIWPDQKIKLKMKGLYTFVGGLNVYSLFALFFWETRRSDFKVMIVHHIVTSSLIILSYVFRFSRVGSVILALLDITDVFAEIGKMCKYSGEESMATVSFILFFLLWTALRLIYYPLWILWGTSYESINVKLEWDKKHSMEITGIETGLPSTMYYIFNTFLWCLQILHIYWWVLICRMFIIQIRSEDKIARDVRSDSEGEDDEHQD; from the exons ATGGATCTCAAAATCTTGAATTGGGATTGGAACCAAGAATCTTACCCATCTTCTTCTGATTTATGGGTTCTCATCTTCTTTGCTCCCTTCTTCCTTTTCCCCACTACTCAGTTTGTTTTATATCTCTTACTATTCATCATGACTTGGGAA AGAGTTGCTAGAAGAGTGGTGTTTCCTCGAGGAAACTGTGTTGATTCAATCGGTAGAAGAAAGAGGATGGTTAAATTCAAAGAATCAGCTTGGAAATGTCTCTGCTCTATCTCTACCGAAGCACTTGCTCTCTACGTCACTTATAATGAGCCATGGTTTAAAGACACACGATGCTTCTGGTTAGGACCAGGAAACCAGATATGGCCTGACCAAAAGATAAA GTTGAAAATGAAGGGACTGTACACGTTTGTCGGTGGCTTGAATGTGTATTCTTTATTTGCTTTGTTCTTTTGGGAAACAAGACGATCTGATTTCAAAGTCATGATAGTTCATCACATAGTAACTTCATCCCTCATCATTTTGTCTTACGTTTTCAG ATTTTCTCGTGTAGGTTCTGTAATATTGGCTCTTCTCGATATCACCGACGTGTTTGCAGAGATAGGCAAGATGTGCAAATACAGCGGCGAAGAGTCCATGGCTACTGTCTCGTTCATCCTATTTTTCCTGTTATGGACGGCTCTGCGACTCATCTATTACCCTTTATGGATCCTCTGGGGTACCAG TTATGAATCTATAAACGTGAAACTAGAGTGGGACAAGAAGCATTCGATGGAAATTACTGGCATAGAAACTGGACTGCCTTCTACAATGTACTACATTTTCAACACATTTCTATGGTGCTTACAGATTCTTCACATCTACTGGTGGGTCTTGATATGTCGTATGTTCATCATCCAAATCCGTTCCGAAGACAAAATCGCTAGAGACGTCCGTTCTG ATTCTGAAGGTGAAGATGATGAACACCAAGATTGA